From the Mesotoga prima MesG1.Ag.4.2 genome, the window TTCTGCATTTGTTCAGGGAGAAGTAGCGATACATTCCAGGGGCCAGCGATATGTCTCTTGATGGAGTCGTTTATATCATCAATGGTAAGGGCCTCTATTCTTGCGATCAAGTCCTCCAGAGAGTCCGGTTTTCCACAAATAACTACATCGTCCAGGAATCTGCTCAGCGTCTGCAGTGTTCCTTCGGTAGACATCAATAGTTTTCCTTTTGCCCTTTCCTTTCCATAATTGAACTGAGCTTCGGTTACGCCCCGGCTTATGAGGTTCCCTATTTCCTTTTTCAGCGAAGCCACCAGATTGTCAAGGTTCTTCGGGCCGGTGGTTGCATTTATCATGAATGCGCCGGAATCTGCATAAGAGACGAATTCAGAACTGATGTTGTATACCATTCCAAGTTGTTCTCGAATATTATGGAACAGAATGGAGCTCATTCCGCTTCCAAAGAGAGTGTTGAATATCTTGAAGGCATCGAAATCATCTTTGTTCCTTCTGCCCGGGGCGTCTCTAGTCAATAGAAGATGAACCTGCTGAAGGTCCTTTCTTCTTTCAACAATCCACAGCGGTTTTTTTGAAATCACGGGAGATTTGGCAACGGGTTTCGAACCGTTGACCCGCATAGAAAGAAGCTTTTTCTCGGTATTTTTCAAGAGATCCTCGTTATAGTTTCCCGAAACGGCAAAAATAACGTTGTTTGCGACATATTTGTGATCGTAGAAGTTGGTGAGCTTTTCCTTCTTCAAATTTCCGACTGTATCCTGGTAGCCGAGAATCGGCCTGCCAAAATCTCTGTCCCAAACCTTCTCAATGGTCATGTCGTATATTCTGTCGTAGGGGTCGTCTTCAGCCGCGGCGATCTCCTCCATAATGACCCCTCTTTCGAGTTCCAGAGAGGTTTCGTCAAAACGCGGGGAGGTTATCAAATCGAATAGGATCTCCAGAGCCTCAGAGGCATAAGTGTCGGGAACCTTTGCATAGTAAACAGTTGAGACTCTTCCCGTATAGGCGTTAAGACTACCGCCTATTCTCTCGATCGGTTCCTTTATTTCGAAAGCATTTCTTCTAAGAGTTCCTTTGAAAAGAGCGTGTTCAATAAAATGAGAAACGCCGCTGATGGAATCTTCCTCATCAGCGGAACCCACCTTCATCGCGAAAGCCATCGAGACCGTTCTCGTCTCTTCTTTTCGCTCACCTATAATAACTGCGCCGTTCGGCAGCTCAATATAATGATTATTCATCAATTCCCTACTTTCTGTTTCTGTCTCCTCGGTTTCTGTCGTTTCTGTCGTTCCTATGGTATGGCCTTTTATTGTCTCGCTTACTGTCCTCTTTAACCTCGACACCTTCTAGCTTCAGACTTATCTTTCCCATCTGATCAGTTCCTGCCACCTCGACGGCAATCGTGTCTCCGACCTTGTGCTCTCTAAGGAAATCCTTGCCGCTGGCGCCCATCTTCGAGATATGCAGGAGTCCGGTCTTTCCTGGCGCAATCTCTACGAAGAATCCATAGGCCTCCGCTCTCGAGATCTTTCCTTCGAAAAGCTGTCCGGGTTTCACTTCAGAGATTATCGCATCTATTACTTTTTCCAACTGATCGAGTTTTTCTCGATTGCTTCCAACAATCTTAGCCTGAGATCTCTCGTCATCTATGAAGATCGTTGAATCATACTCGCTTGAAAGTTTCTTTATGACCTTTCCGCCGGGTCCGATAATCTCTCCAATCTTCTCGTAAGGGAGATTGATCGTCCTTATAATAGGTGCATAGTCGGAGACAAACTTTCTCGGTTCGGGAATGGCTTCGTACATAAGATCAAGTATCTTGAGTCTTGCCAGTCTCGCTTGCTCAAGCGCTTTTGTCATTATCTCGCTTGATACGCCGGAAACCTTCACATCCATCTGAAA encodes:
- a CDS encoding M16 family metallopeptidase, producing MSRLKRTVSETIKGHTIGTTETTETEETETESRELMNNHYIELPNGAVIIGERKEETRTVSMAFAMKVGSADEEDSISGVSHFIEHALFKGTLRRNAFEIKEPIERIGGSLNAYTGRVSTVYYAKVPDTYASEALEILFDLITSPRFDETSLELERGVIMEEIAAAEDDPYDRIYDMTIEKVWDRDFGRPILGYQDTVGNLKKEKLTNFYDHKYVANNVIFAVSGNYNEDLLKNTEKKLLSMRVNGSKPVAKSPVISKKPLWIVERRKDLQQVHLLLTRDAPGRRNKDDFDAFKIFNTLFGSGMSSILFHNIREQLGMVYNISSEFVSYADSGAFMINATTGPKNLDNLVASLKKEIGNLISRGVTEAQFNYGKERAKGKLLMSTEGTLQTLSRFLDDVVICGKPDSLEDLIARIEALTIDDINDSIKRHIAGPWNVSLLLPEQMQNSTFLKEEHFEI